ATTTTTACGCCGAATTTAATATCTTCAATATCCCTTTCCGTTAAAGAAGGCAGATTTACATATACGTCCGGTATGTTGACGCCCTTATTTGAACTTAAAAAACCTCCGTTTATAACTTCACATTCAACGTCCGTTTCGCTGAGGCCAGTAACTTTAAGCTCCAAAAGGCCGTCGTCCAAAAGTACGCGGCTGCCTTTTTTAAGGTCTTTCGGTAGATCTTTGTAGGTTACGCCGACTATGTTTCCGTCGCCCTCTACATCTCTTGTAGTAAGTGTAAAAGTACTTCCGCTTTCAAGGTATACTTTTGATTTTGCAAATTTTTTAATTCTTATTTCAGGCCCCTTGGTATCAAGTATAAGAGGTATCGGAGCGTTAAGTTCTTCCCTTGCCTCTTTAAGGTTGTTAATCGTTTGGCCATGGGAATCATAGTCCCCGTGGGAAAAGTTGATCCTTGCCGCATCCATGCCGTTTTCTATGAGTTCTTTGATCTTCTCTTTCGTGTTTGACGCCGGGCCGAGGGTACATACTATTTTTGTTCTTCTCATTTTTATACCACCTCATTATAATATTCAGAACAGTAAGCGGGAAACGGCCGATAACGTCCGGTGCGCGAAACCTTTTCCCGCCGCGCAAAAAGCGCGCATATTTTACAGTAATTCCGCCTGTATACATGTCAGGCGGAATATACGTCATAAACAAAAATCAAAATGACGCCAATACGCGGCATACTTCCGCTTAATTTAATTTTTTCACCATAAGGATACCACATACATACAATTTATGGCAAATCAAAATACAAATATTTACTGACGTCCTTTTAAAACTACGTTGTTTTCACCGATTATATCCTTTAATTCGCGCAAAAGTCCGTCGCTGCCGTCTACCCAACTGCTTTTCGGAGTTCCCAGCATCTGTCCAGTTTCCAAATTCCGTATCCTTACGGGTATATTGCCGCCGTACTTTTTAAGCAAAGGGGCTAAGCTCTCTATTTGGCTCCCGTTTTCAGCCCTGAGAAAAAGCGTTTTGCTCCACGGATCGTTCTTCGGTTTTTCTTCGCCGTTTAAATCCATTATCTTATCGGCCATAAGCTTTCCGTCCTCGCCTTCTGAAATCTGCGCCGATCCCTCTGCAAGTATGACGTTTCCAATATTTAAAAGCCCTATATACTTATTATATACGTTTGGGAATACAACTACTTCAACGCTACCGTACATATCCTCAAGCTGCACAAACGCCATAACTTTATTATTCTTTGTATATTTTATCGTTTTATCCGCTATAAGGCCGCCGGCCGTAACTTTTTGGCCGTCTTTCACACGGTCGGGATTTTCTTCCCCGTTTTCCCCGGCCATGAAGTTTATGGTATTTACGCTTACGCGGCGGCTGAGACGTTCTTCATATTCCGCAAGGGGATGTCCGCTTACATATATTCCGAGAACTTCTTTTTCCATATCAAGCCTGTCTCTTTGGGAATATTCCTCCATAGGCATAAAATCATCGTCTGAGCTTTCTTCTTTAACTTCTCCGTCCATACCGAAAGAAAAAAGGTCTATCTGGCCTTCTATGTTGTTTTTCCTCGCATTGGATATACCGTCAAGCACACTTTTATAGTTTGCCATATACTGGCTCCTCGCGCCGCCGAATCCGTCGAAAGCCCCGGCCTTTATAAAGCTTTCAACAGCACGTTTGTTAATATCGCGCCCGTCCATTCTCTTGAGGAAGTCGGTAAGGCTTTTAAACGCGCCGTTTTTCTCCCTTTCGTTTACAATAGCGTCTATAGCTCCACGACCGACGCTTTTTATCGCCGCAAGGCCGAAACGTATTTTCCCGCCGGAAACGGAAAATTCCTTAAATCCCTCGTTTATATCGGGAGGCAAAAGACCTATCCCCATTTTTTTACATTCAACTATATATTCGGAAACTTTCGTTGAATTATCCATAACGCTTGTCATAAGCGCCGCCATAAATTCTACGGGATAGTACGTTTTAAGCCATGCGGTCTGATAGCCGACAACGGCATAGCAGGCGGCGTGGCTCTTATTGAATGCATATTTTGCAAAATCCGTCATTTCGTCAAATATTTTTTCCGCCACATCAGCCGGAATACCGTTTTTAACGCACCCCGGAACTTCACCTTCAATGCCGTAAACAAAGTTTTTCCTCTCCTCGGCCATTACGGACGCTTTCTTTTTGCTCATGGCGCGTCGCACAAGATCGCTCCTGCCCAGGCTGTATCCTGCCAAATCCCTGACTATCTGCATAACCTGTTCCTGATACACTATACACCCGTATGTCGGTTCAAGTATACTTTCAAGGGCGGGATGAGTATACTGCACATTCTTTCCGCTGTTTTTCCCTTTAACATATTTCGGTATAAACTCCATCGGCCCCGGACGGTAAAGCGAAATGCCCGCTATTAAATCCTCCAGACGCGTAGGCAAAAGTTCCTTCATAAAGGATTTCATGCCGGGGCTTTCAAGCTGGAACACGCCTTCCGTTTTCCCCTGCCGTATCAGCTCGTAAACCTTCTGATCGTCGTCCGGAAGATGATCTATATCAATTTCAATTCCGTGGATACGTTTTATTTCATTAACTGCATTCTGTATAACGGTAAGCGTCCTAAGCCCCAGAAAGTCCATTTTAAGTATGCCAAGTTCTTCCAGTATAGTCATTGTATACTGCGTTGTGACAGCTCCGTCGTTGGAGTTGAGCGGAACATATTCCATTACCGGCTCGCGGCAGATTACGACGCCTGCCGCATGTGTAGAAGCATGCCGCGGCAGCCCTTCGAGGCGTCGGCTTGTATCTATCAGAAACCTTGCCTGTTCGTCGCCGTCATACAGGCTTTTAAGTTCCGGATTTTTTTCAAGCGCCTTGTCTATGGTTATATTAAGTTCAAAAGGTATCATTTTTGAAACACGGTCAACATCCGCATAAGGCATGGCCAAAGCCCGTCCGACGTCTTTAATAGCCGCCCTCGCGGCAAGGGTTCCGAATGTTATTATCTGGGAAACATGATCCTCGCCGTACTTGCCTATTACATAATCGATAACCTCCTGACGCCTTTCATAGCAAAAGTCAACGTCTATATCGGGCATTGAAACACGTTCGGGATTTAGGAAACGCTCAAAAATAAGGTTATACTTTACCGGATCTATAGTTGTTATGTCCAGGCAGTAGCTTACAACGCTTCCCGCCGCGCTTCCCCTGCCGGGACCTACTATAATTCCGTTTTCCTTAGCATATCGTATAAAATCCCAGACTATAAGGAAATAGTCGACATACCCCATATTTTCTATTGTGTCAAGTTCATATTCAAGCCTTTCCCTCAGCTCCGTATCGGCGTTGGGATACCTTTTTTCAAAACCGGCTCGGCAAAGCCTTCGCAAATACCCGGCCGCATCCCCGCCGTCCGGCACGTCGAATTTCGGAAGTTTAAGGTCGTGGAAAGTAAATTCCACATTACATCTTTGGGCTATTTTATACGTGTTCTCCAACGCTTCTTTGGCGTACGGAAAAAGCGCGTACATCTCTTCAGGGCTTTTAACGTAAAACTGCCCGCCTTCGTAACGCATCCTGTTTTCATCGTTAACGGTTTTGCCGGTCTGTATACAAAGCAGTATATCGTGCGGGGCCGCATCCTCTTTGTAAATATAATGGCTGTCGTTTGTGGCAATCATAGGTATTCCTGTTTCTTCATGTATCCTGATGAGCTGCTCGTTGACAATTTTCTGCTCCTTTATGCCGTGGTCCTGAAGCTCAAGAAAAAAGTTTCCCCTTCCGAATATACTGTCATATAAAAGCGCCGTTTCCTTCGCTTTTTCGTATCCTTCGGTAAGTATTGCCCTTGCAACGGGCCCCGCAAGGCATGCGCTTCCGGCGATAAGGCCTTTGGCATACTTCCTCAAAAGCTCCAAATCAACCCTAGGCTTGTAATAAAAACCTTCAAGAAAACCGTATGACACAAGTTTTATAAGGTTTTGATACCCCTCGTTTGTTTCAGCCAAAAGCACGAGGTGATAATATATCCCCCCACGTGAATTATCCTTTATAAAACGGCTTTCGGGAGCGACATAAACCTCACAGCCTATTATGGGTTTAACCCCCGCTTCCTTGGCCGCTTTGTAAAATTCAACCGCCCCGTACATCGCGCCGTGATCCGTTATGGCGATACTGTCCATGCCTAGCTCCTTCACTCGGGCGACAAGTTCCTTTATCTTTGCCGAGCCGTCAAGAAGGCTGTATTCAGTATGTACATGAAGATGTGTAAAATTTAATAATCCCGGTTCCATTTTCCGGCCCCCTTCTCTGAGTATATCACAAACGCCCGCCCTCATTTTCCTGCCCGTTTATAATCAAACGGAGCGTGTACATAGGGCAAAATATATAAAACGGCGTTTAAAGTAAAAATTTGCATATAATTCTTGAAAAAATTTTTATCCGGATATATTATATACAGAAAATATTATTTGCAAAGGAAGGTATATTATGAGCAACCGTACGGCAAAAGGCCACTTTTTCGCATTTCTCTGCGTACTTGTATGGGGCACTACTTTTATTTCAACTAAACTGCTGTTAAAAGAACTTACCCCGATTGAAATTCTTTTTATACGTTTTGCACTGGGATTTGCCGCGCTTTCGGTTATTTCTCCCAGAATTCCGAAACTAAAAGACAGCGTTTCAAAATGGCTTTTCATATGCGCCGGAATATCCGGCATAACCCTCTATTTCCTTTTGGAAAATATAGCTTTGACATATACTCTTGCTTCAAACGTAGGCACTATAGTTTCAGTCGTGCCATTTTTTACAGCCATTATATCATGCCTTGTACTAAAAAACGAGAAGCTTAACGTAAATTTTTTTATCGGATTTGTCGCCGCAATAACTGGAATAGCAATTTTAAGTTATAACGGCGTTTCTGAATTTAAGCTTAATCCTATAGGCGATCTGCTTGCCCTCGCCGCGGCGGCGGCATGGGCAGTCTATACTGTTGCGCTTAACGCCATAAGTTCACGCGGGTACGGTTCAATCGAAACTACCCGTTTTGTGTTTATGATAGGGCTTATATTTATGATACCGGCGCTTTTTATAATGGACTTCAGCCCGGATATTAAAATCATTTTGAATCTTGATATACTTCCAAAACTTCTGTACCTTGGCTTCGGCGCATCCGCGCTGTGCTTTGTGCTGTGGAGCAGGGCAGTCAATTTAATAGGCCCCTTAAAAGCAAGCATGTATATATACGCTTCACCTGTTATAACAGTTATAACAAGCGCGGCAATACTGGGTGAAAAAATAACGCCCCTTTCGGCGGCCGGAGTTGCGCTTGCGCTTATAGGCCTTATAATCGGAGAAAAAGGCAGAAAGCATGAACAATGTAAAAATACATAATTTCATATTATACGGCAACTCCGCATCGGTCCTGAACCGATAACGCCGATTCAAAAACATATGCTTAAAAGCAATTATCATTTGTTAAATAACTTTGCCCTCACGGCTTTTTATACAAAAACGGAAACTGCTGTATTTATCCGTGTTAACTCTATACATGATTTTGCTCCCGCTCACAGTTCAAAACGGCAGTATAAAAAATGTTTTTAACAAATAGGCCCCTATTTTGAGCCTGATGCGGAATTTTTCACTGTTTGCCGCTGTTTTCTTTTTACCGCTGTTTGACGCTCTGCAAAAACAAATTTGAAACCTAAAATGCCGCCGGAACTGCCGGCGGCATTAATGTCACAATATTCCTTTAATATCAGTTTTTTCCAAGAATTTCCTCTTTTTCCTCTATTTGATTAAATTTTTTAGACCATTTTCCCTTTTTATAAAACGCATACATAAAAATTGCCGTAAACACCCATGTAAACGGATAGCATACCTGAACCATTGCAAAGGAAAAATCTATTTTTGAAACTGCAAAAAGATAAATCTGGCGCAAAACTACAAATCCGCCTATCATTACCATCATAGGAACAACGGCCTCTCCGAAACCGCGCATAGCGCCCGCATAAACAAGAGCAATCGTAAGCGTAAAATAAAGCGGCATCAGCATTTTTATACATATATTGCCGTACTCTATAACCTCAGGGTCGGGAGAAAAAATAGAAAGGATCTGAGCCCCGAACATAAGCGCAAGCACGCATGTGGAAATATTAAATATAACCGCGATTACAGCCGATATTTTAACCCCTTCCCGTGCGCGCCGTATTTTTCCGGCCCCGGCGTTCTGCCCAACATACGTTACAAGCGCCAACGATATACTCTGCATGGGCAGAATATAAAAACTGTCTATTTTAAGGTATGCGCTGTATCCGGCTATCGCCGCCGCGCCGAACTGGTTAATATACGCCTGTACCATTACGTTTGAAAAAGCCGTTACAAGCTGCTGTAATCCCCCCGGGAAACCTATAGCCAGTATCATCCTCGAGATTTCCGGAGTATTTTTTATTTCTTTCAGGACAAGGCCGTCTGTTTTAATAAGCAGAATAACGCACAAAGCCGCCGAAAGCGCCTGGGATATGAACGTGGCCCATGCAACGCCTGAAATTCCCATGCCTAACACTACGACAAAAACTATATCCAGCACAACGTTCAAAAGCGATGCGAAACACAAAAAATAAAGCGGCCTTTTAGAATCGCCGACAGCCCTCAATACAGCCGCCGTCATGTTATAAATCAGCACTCCGGCAATTCCGAAAAAGTATATCCTAAGGTAAACCACAGCGTCCGTAAAAACCTCCGGCGGCACATCTATAAGCTCCAAAATATACGGCGAGCCCAAAACGCCTATTATTGTAAAAAGTACGCTGAGTATAATGGTCAGAAAAAACGACGTGTGTATTGCACGGCGCAGCTTGATAACGTCGCCGGAACCGTAAAACTGCGCTATTACCGCGCTTGCGCCTGTGGAAAGTCCCGTAAAAAAACCGACAAGCATCGTTATAATCGGCGACGAAGCTCCTACGGCCGCCAAAGCCTCTTTTCCGACATAACGGCCTACGACTATAACGTCTACCGTATTATAAAGCTGCTGAAAAATGTTGCCTAACAGAAGCGGAAACGTAAAAAGCAGTATCTGCTTCAATATATTCCCTTCCGTCATTGAAGTTGTTTTCACTGCAAAGCCCCCATATCCCTACAAGACTAGACTTATTAACCCCGCTTAAATAGTTTGAAAAAAGTTTTTAATTATTCTGTATTTTTGCAGACAATTTTAAAACTGACGCGTATCTAATTATACAACCCCAAATAAAGTGCGTTTAATACTCATCGTTAAACGCACCCCTTCCTTAGATTATGCCGCCGGGACAACCCCTCCCGCGCGGCATTGTTATTTATGCAAGGCCAAGGCGCTTAACCTATTTTCGCCGAAATTATATGCAAACCGCAAAACGGCTTATTTTCACTTCTTAACGAGATACTGCCCGTTTATTAAATCCTTCGGCGAATTAAAAGGCTGCCCGTTGTGGAATTTAACAATATTGCCGTAGCAGTATTTAACCATATTAATATCATTGTCGGCGGTGTTGCCGCCTGCATGGGCCGTTGCCGAAACGTTTGCCATATGAAGAAGCGGGTGATCCGCGCCCACCGGCTCTTTATTGAAGTTATCTACCCCGGCCCCCAGTATCCTACCGGATTCAAGGGCGTTTATAAGCGCGCTTTCCTCAACAATAGGCCCTCTTGCCGTATTTATAATTATAGCGGTTTTTTTCATCTTTTCAAACTCATTTTTTCCAATCATGCCTATTGTATCTTCTTTTTGCGGAACATGGACAGTTATAATGTCGCTCGTTCTCAAAATATCTTCAAATGTCACAAATTTACATCCGTATTTTTCCTCGAGCCAAGGTTTTCTTTCAATATCATAATACTGCACGTCGGCCCCGAATCCCCCGGTCAAAATTTCGGCAACTTTGCTCCCTATGTTGCCGAGGCCGATTATGCCTACCGTTTTCCCGTTTATCATATAAGAACGCCC
This genomic window from Anaerotignum faecicola contains:
- a CDS encoding DNA polymerase III subunit alpha, with product MEPGLLNFTHLHVHTEYSLLDGSAKIKELVARVKELGMDSIAITDHGAMYGAVEFYKAAKEAGVKPIIGCEVYVAPESRFIKDNSRGGIYYHLVLLAETNEGYQNLIKLVSYGFLEGFYYKPRVDLELLRKYAKGLIAGSACLAGPVARAILTEGYEKAKETALLYDSIFGRGNFFLELQDHGIKEQKIVNEQLIRIHEETGIPMIATNDSHYIYKEDAAPHDILLCIQTGKTVNDENRMRYEGGQFYVKSPEEMYALFPYAKEALENTYKIAQRCNVEFTFHDLKLPKFDVPDGGDAAGYLRRLCRAGFEKRYPNADTELRERLEYELDTIENMGYVDYFLIVWDFIRYAKENGIIVGPGRGSAAGSVVSYCLDITTIDPVKYNLIFERFLNPERVSMPDIDVDFCYERRQEVIDYVIGKYGEDHVSQIITFGTLAARAAIKDVGRALAMPYADVDRVSKMIPFELNITIDKALEKNPELKSLYDGDEQARFLIDTSRRLEGLPRHASTHAAGVVICREPVMEYVPLNSNDGAVTTQYTMTILEELGILKMDFLGLRTLTVIQNAVNEIKRIHGIEIDIDHLPDDDQKVYELIRQGKTEGVFQLESPGMKSFMKELLPTRLEDLIAGISLYRPGPMEFIPKYVKGKNSGKNVQYTHPALESILEPTYGCIVYQEQVMQIVRDLAGYSLGRSDLVRRAMSKKKASVMAEERKNFVYGIEGEVPGCVKNGIPADVAEKIFDEMTDFAKYAFNKSHAACYAVVGYQTAWLKTYYPVEFMAALMTSVMDNSTKVSEYIVECKKMGIGLLPPDINEGFKEFSVSGGKIRFGLAAIKSVGRGAIDAIVNEREKNGAFKSLTDFLKRMDGRDINKRAVESFIKAGAFDGFGGARSQYMANYKSVLDGISNARKNNIEGQIDLFSFGMDGEVKEESSDDDFMPMEEYSQRDRLDMEKEVLGIYVSGHPLAEYEERLSRRVSVNTINFMAGENGEENPDRVKDGQKVTAGGLIADKTIKYTKNNKVMAFVQLEDMYGSVEVVVFPNVYNKYIGLLNIGNVILAEGSAQISEGEDGKLMADKIMDLNGEEKPKNDPWSKTLFLRAENGSQIESLAPLLKKYGGNIPVRIRNLETGQMLGTPKSSWVDGSDGLLRELKDIIGENNVVLKGRQ
- a CDS encoding DMT family transporter, which produces MSNRTAKGHFFAFLCVLVWGTTFISTKLLLKELTPIEILFIRFALGFAALSVISPRIPKLKDSVSKWLFICAGISGITLYFLLENIALTYTLASNVGTIVSVVPFFTAIISCLVLKNEKLNVNFFIGFVAAITGIAILSYNGVSEFKLNPIGDLLALAAAAAWAVYTVALNAISSRGYGSIETTRFVFMIGLIFMIPALFIMDFSPDIKIILNLDILPKLLYLGFGASALCFVLWSRAVNLIGPLKASMYIYASPVITVITSAAILGEKITPLSAAGVALALIGLIIGEKGRKHEQCKNT
- a CDS encoding MATE family efflux transporter, producing the protein MKTTSMTEGNILKQILLFTFPLLLGNIFQQLYNTVDVIVVGRYVGKEALAAVGASSPIITMLVGFFTGLSTGASAVIAQFYGSGDVIKLRRAIHTSFFLTIILSVLFTIIGVLGSPYILELIDVPPEVFTDAVVYLRIYFFGIAGVLIYNMTAAVLRAVGDSKRPLYFLCFASLLNVVLDIVFVVVLGMGISGVAWATFISQALSAALCVILLIKTDGLVLKEIKNTPEISRMILAIGFPGGLQQLVTAFSNVMVQAYINQFGAAAIAGYSAYLKIDSFYILPMQSISLALVTYVGQNAGAGKIRRAREGVKISAVIAVIFNISTCVLALMFGAQILSIFSPDPEVIEYGNICIKMLMPLYFTLTIALVYAGAMRGFGEAVVPMMVMIGGFVVLRQIYLFAVSKIDFSFAMVQVCYPFTWVFTAIFMYAFYKKGKWSKKFNQIEEKEEILGKN
- a CDS encoding 2-hydroxyacid dehydrogenase, encoding MPKIGLTGVYFDGAKKALIENVPEGFEIEFINGKEEYNKLKDVEYIINRLAVDSEIFTAAKNLKLLQKWGAGFDDCDIKLAGSLGITVANCPGVNSRPVAELAVMHMLSVYRNLIAINRNLTKGIWPKSEFFGRSYMINGKTVGIIGLGNIGSKVAEILTGGFGADVQYYDIERKPWLEEKYGCKFVTFEDILRTSDIITVHVPQKEDTIGMIGKNEFEKMKKTAIIINTARGPIVEESALINALESGRILGAGVDNFNKEPVGADHPLLHMANVSATAHAGGNTADNDINMVKYCYGNIVKFHNGQPFNSPKDLINGQYLVKK